The Antechinus flavipes isolate AdamAnt ecotype Samford, QLD, Australia chromosome 4, AdamAnt_v2, whole genome shotgun sequence genomic interval ctgaatggattcttttttttttttttaattcttcattacAATGGATGGCTCTCTAGGAAAGAAATCAAAAGTTTGGAAATCAAAGTGATATACAAAACAAAgatttcaataagcatttacatgaaaatatgtaaaagaagaaacttaggtttaaaaaaaaaaaagacagctatTGGCAAAATCCAAAATGCACAATTCACATTTTCCAGTCCCTTTCTTAAGTTGGCAATactttgagataaaaaaaaaattaattttaaagaccACAAGGGACTTGTTGtagggaaaaagggaaataagGGGCATATTTTGTAAACATGCAATCCGAGACCTTTATTCAAGCAGGACATTTTAGTATCAAATCTCAACTATATTATCCTTCACTCCTTTCAAGGAGAGTATTGCATGTTGAACATCACAACTTCCATCAGTCAATCAGGACTCATAGTACCCAACACCAACAAATGTATAGTGATAGACTGATAAAAGGTTAACTTGAAATCAAAGCAAACATACATTATCAAGGTAGATGTCAGCAGAATTTAAATTACATACCTTAAAAAAGAACCCACAGCATACTTTCTGGTCATCATCAAATTGTTCTTTGTCACTTTCTCCTTCATACTTTTCAACAGATACATCAGTCTTATCAGGAGGTTTCAAGTCTGAGAGGGACACTTCAATTAAATTAGCATTTTTAGGAGCTATGGCTGGAGCTGGAGCTGGCAAAGTAGAAGATTGAGGTGGTATAGTAGGtttatttatttgatcttcatttgGTGTAAGACAAACAGTCTCCGTAATGGGTTGTGACAATACTTCAGAAACTGATGACTCCATAGGTTTGGGCTCCTTTTCTTCTAGTTTGTGTACATGCTGTTCCAAAGTCCCTTTGGATTCCACTTCGTCCTTCACTTCTTCTGTAGATTTGGCTTCCTTTAACTGAGGTTCACACACATGCTGCTCTCCATCATCTCCAAAACATACAAAAGATCTAGTCTGAATGGGAACTTGACTTGGTGAGAATCTCCTCAAACGAGGAAGGCTATCGACAGACCTAGGTGGAGTTAAGGTGCGATTTAAAGGTGTTATTTTGAGTTCGTTTGGTCTAGGAGTCCTTTGAACTTTAACAGGGAAGGAGGAAGTCTTCCTGTTAGAAGACTGTGGAGATGGATGTGTTGTACGAGGGGAGTCTGAAGAGAATGGCACAATTGGAGATGACAGTCCTGTTTGCCTAGAAGATTTAaattctctaatttgtttttgtGGAGAAGGTTGTGGAGGTGAAATCACCCAAGACTGCTGCTCCCTCATCTGCATTAACATCTCTTGTTGCAATGACAAACGTTGCATTTCTTGTtgtagaaaatgaagagatgaatTTAGTTTTTCAATGGATTTTGTATATTCTAAAATGTCTCCTTCATTTAAAGTCTCTTCAGAGGGGCTTGCCAAGTTCCATTGCTTTTCAGGATCTACAGGTGTGGTTGGAGATTTCAGCCATTTGCCTTGAGAGTTCTCAACGCTGTCTTTAATTACTTCTGTGGCAGATTTATTAGTCCGTACATCTGctttctgtgattctttttcctttgttctatCAGTGTAGACTTTCTCATCTTCAGCACCAGCTGCTTCTTCTCGAAGAGGAGATattccatctcctttcttttttactaCAGTGAGGAAGGCTGTTCTGCCCATTTTCTGTCTCTGCTTGGTGAAAgctgcttccattttcttcttctgtgctTCTATagctctccttttttcttcaagtttcaTCCTAAGATGGACCATTTCAGAAGCTAGTAGCTGGGTAGTATCCCTTCCCTGAGGAAGAGCTGCTTCTTCAGGGATTTGAGCCCAAGAAACAACATGGGGAATATTGAGTTCAGAGCCTTCTGGTGTAGTTTTCTGAGAACTGCTTCCACTACTTCTGCCATCTGTGTGATTCAGTTTTCTGAATTTTTGTTCGGCAAAGCTTGTCATTTTAACTCCTGAGCTGGAAGAAGCACTGCTGCCTGGTTGAGACCTGGTGCTCATAGTACTTGGACAAGGACTTAAAGCTTCTCTGTGATTGCTACCTCGCATATCATAATCCTGAACAAATTTGGAAGGTTCTTCCATGTCAGAGTCCATACTAACTGTGTAATCTCTCAAAGAAGAATCTTCATCCATAGTTTCTGGAATATCCTCTGAAGGAACATGAATTCCAGTATCTACCTCTGTAGTATCGGTCACAGGACTTAGAGCTCCTTTTGTGTCAGTTATGATGTCAGGACTGGATGGATTTAGTTTGAAATCTGAATTAAGGAGGCTCATATCCTGGCTATGAAGAAAGAACCCATTTGTGATTTGGTCCACTTGAGGAGTACAGGGAGATTTGTCAGTATCATGAATTATTTGCAAGGCTTCTTCAATGCTTGGTGTTTCAATCTGGTTGCCAAATTCATCTAGAAGTACCCTATTTTGCAAAGCTCCATTTGGGAGtttataatgaatattttcattAGAATTTAGTTCAGTCGTACTGTGGGGTACACAAGATTTGAGGTCACTTTGAGAgtctatattattttcttcttcaatgctTTCTGTCTCCTCTTCTCCATTCACTGGCTTGAAAGACAAATTTTTCCTAATATGTTTAGGCATACGATTATTGTTTAGTGTAAGACCTTCATTACTAAGAGATCGAGTGATTCCTCTGTTTGGAGTAGATTTCCGCACACTACTTTCTTTatcaaaagaaatatcaaatgaaaCTCCATGCACGgatgatctttaaaaagaaaaaattgagagaaaatccttagataattcaagaaaattttagcttcaaatataaaataatatgagatGAATCTTTTagggagaaaatattttcttctttatattttttataatcttatgGAGCTTTCAAGGAATAAGTCAGGAGATGCAACCTACCCCCCAAGCTTCTAAACTTATCAATATTTAGTCCCTTACATGCCTGTTCTAATGCTTCCCTTAGATTAGGGACTAAATACAAATTTAGATTAAATAATCTGGCTAACAGAATTTTCTTGGTGGCTAtgtttgaaaataactttttaccttttctctttgGGCCATGTCCCTATGAAGCCATCAACATAAGACATAGACGTAGACCTTCTAATTCCTCCTTTAAATGCAAAACAGAAAcattttattataagaaaacaatttttaaaaaagaaaactttcataaACTCAAATATTAGCATTACAAAAAGTAAAGTAACAATCTGGAGAATTGCAGATAgatgaaaaagtaaatgaaatattagttATTTAATTCAGCCAGACTAGCCACTATATCTCAGGATAAAGAATGAgcacttctatttatttataaatgataaTTCTTATTGATATTTCAAAGCCCAAactaataaatgtaaaatataaccAAAAAGCTCATCCTCTTTTAATCTTTTACTTTTTACCTGAATCAGATGGTGGTTGTGGACATCGATGTCTAGCAGGTAGATGATGATGAGATTGGGGAAATGTAGCACCTTCCctaaaacaaattaatatattattatatattttgttacaCAAAAAATTCTATGTACTATGATTGAACATATAGACAATCTCATCACTTCTCATTTGATACCATTAAGATTATAGCAACTTTGTACAGTTTTCaacctctctcccctttcccccccaaaaaacctttTAATCTATAGGAAAACAataattattgtaattatatGTAAGACAGCTAAAATAGCACAGGGGATAGAACACTGAAcctggaagtcaggaaaacattAATTCAAATCCTGTTCTCAGTTATTTACTAACTAATATGATGagtatgaggtgatacctcagaattatggatttttaatttctttaagtcaTTGGtgattttgacctttttttttccaaatggtaactgatagatttctttttctaaaaactgattagttcctttgatcatttattgacTGGGGAATGGGTCTCTTTTCTTGAAAATCTGACTTAAATTTCCCATATCTTtttgggagagaaggaggggaggggtTAGAAGGAGTCAATCGGGATTAAGTGATATTACCAGGGTTATATAGTTAGTTGCCACgtatctgaaatcaaatttgaacttaggtcctcctgatttagggttggtgctttattcactgtactacctagttgcctcagttctttaaaaatcttaaaaataatattaataatatttccaagaaaaattctggttccctcccacccccaggtATAATAAAATCAGTAATATAGGTGGACTCGCCAGTCAATTCTTACTTATCTAAaacaatgggaataataaagtagataatcaaaaacaaattaccattcaaaataattaaatttgtaCTTCAGAATACATTTCTATATGCAATTAACTTATTATCAGTTCTAATAAAACATAATCATGGAGAACAATGAACTATTAAAATCATCTACATGGATCTGCAATTTCTTTTTACAGTTATTTGTCAGTATAGATGCTTTCATATACCTTAGCAATTTAAAACACAGCAAAGCATAATGATAAAGCCAAACCTGAAAGATCTGGATGCCAGAAAAAGAAAGCAGCATTCTGTTCCCCAATATTTTCCTGTTCATGACAGGGTAGGAGAACACATCTTAATAAGACTGAGATCTGGCCAGAGTCAGTCTACCTTTCAGAGTTTTAAGCATGTGTGAGTCAATCATtgggagagagtggggaaaattaagtaattttttttccctgatgagTGAGTAGAGGTTAAAGATTCCTGAGCAGAGGTTAAGGATTCCTAAGCAGAGGTTAAGGAACTCCTAAGTGACCTTAGGAGTTCACTTGAAACACATTCCCATCTAGTTTCTTTTGGGCTCTGAACCAAGTAACttttaaagaatcaaaaaaaaaaatttttttttgttcatattctaTATTGATAGTACCGCATGCTTGTCTCATCCATCCAAAATTGCTCCTTGTCACTTGTTTAGTTTTTACAGAATGATCAGAATTACAAACCTATAAGTGGAAGATCtcaatctagtccaactccctcatttgtGGGACGGATAGGAGGGTGGAGGAaggtaatcagggttaagtgacttgcctgggatcactcagctattaagtgtctgagaggctggatttgaactcaggcccttctgacactagggcaggtgctctatccatcgTGCCAA includes:
- the CAMSAP2 gene encoding calmodulin-regulated spectrin-associated protein 2 isoform X1, with the translated sequence MGDAAADPREMRKTFIVPAIKPFDHYDFSRAKIACNLAWLVAKAFGTENVPEELREPFYTDQYDQEHIKPPVVNLLLSAELYCRAGSLILKSDAAKPLLGHDAVIQALAQKGLYVTDQEKLVTERDLHKKPIQMSAHLAMIDTLMMAYTVEMVSIEKVIACAQQYSTFFQATDLPYDIEDAVMYWINKVNEHLKDIMEQEQKLKEHHLVETPGGQKSPSKWFWKLVPARYRKEPTLLKQLPCIPLVENLLKDGTDGCALAALIHFYCPDIVRLEDICLKETMSLADSLYNLQLIQEFCQEYLNQCCHFTLEDMLYAASSIKNNYLVFMAELFWWFEVVKPSFVQPRVVNHPQAEPLKEMPSVPILNAAKRNFMDGSSSSDFPTREGATFPQSHHHLPARHRCPQPPSDSGGIRRSTSMSYVDGFIGTWPKEKRSSVHGVSFDISFDKESSVRKSTPNRGITRSLSNEGLTLNNNRMPKHIRKNLSFKPVNGEEETESIEEENNIDSQSDLKSCVPHSTTELNSNENIHYKLPNGALQNRVLLDEFGNQIETPSIEEALQIIHDTDKSPCTPQVDQITNGFFLHSQDMSLLNSDFKLNPSSPDIITDTKGALSPVTDTTEVDTGIHVPSEDIPETMDEDSSLRDYTVSMDSDMEEPSKFVQDYDMRGSNHREALSPCPSTMSTRSQPGSSASSSSGVKMTSFAEQKFRKLNHTDGRSSGSSSQKTTPEGSELNIPHVVSWAQIPEEAALPQGRDTTQLLASEMVHLRMKLEEKRRAIEAQKKKMEAAFTKQRQKMGRTAFLTVVKKKGDGISPLREEAAGAEDEKVYTDRTKEKESQKADVRTNKSATEVIKDSVENSQGKWLKSPTTPVDPEKQWNLASPSEETLNEGDILEYTKSIEKLNSSLHFLQQEMQRLSLQQEMLMQMREQQSWVISPPQPSPQKQIREFKSSRQTGLSSPIVPFSSDSPRTTHPSPQSSNRKTSSFPVKVQRTPRPNELKITPLNRTLTPPRSVDSLPRLRRFSPSQVPIQTRSFVCFGDDGEQHVCEPQLKEAKSTEEVKDEVESKGTLEQHVHKLEEKEPKPMESSVSEVLSQPITETVCLTPNEDQINKPTIPPQSSTLPAPAPAIAPKNANLIEVSLSDLKPPDKTDVSVEKYEGESDKEQFDDDQKVCCGFFFKDDQKAENDMAMKRAALLEKRLRRERETLLRKQQLEAELEHKKEETRRKTEEERQKKEDERARREFIRQEYMRRKQLKLMEDMDTIIKPRPHVAKQKKQRPKSIHRDHIESPKTPIKGPPGSRIYRIFSVSSLSLASLNTGDNESVHSGKRTPRSESVEGFLSPSRCGSRNGEKDWENASTTSSVASGTEYTGPKLFKEPSAKSNKHIIQNALAHCCLAGKVNEGQKKKILEEMEKSDANNFLILFRDSGCQFRSLYTYCPETEEINKLAGIGPKSITKKMIEGLYKYNSDRKQFSHIPAKTMSASVDAITIHSHLWQSKRPVTPKKLLTTKA
- the CAMSAP2 gene encoding calmodulin-regulated spectrin-associated protein 2 isoform X3 yields the protein MGDAAADPREMRKTFIVPAIKPFDHYDFSRAKIACNLAWLVAKAFGTENVPEELREPFYTDQYDQEHIKPPVVNLLLSAELYCRAGSLILKSDAAKPLLGHDAVIQALAQKGLYVTDQEKLVTERDLHKKPIQMSAHLAMIDTLMMAYTVEMVSIEKVIACAQQYSTFFQATDLPYDIEDAVMYWINKVNEHLKDIMEQEQKLKEHHLVETPGGQKARYRKEPTLLKQLPCIPLVENLLKDGTDGCALAALIHFYCPDIVRLEDICLKETMSLADSLYNLQLIQEFCQEYLNQCCHFTLEDMLYAASSIKNNYLVFMAELFWWFEVVKPSFVQPRVVNHPQAEPLKEMPSVPILNAAKRNFMDGSSSSDFPTREGATFPQSHHHLPARHRCPQPPSDSGGIRRSTSMSYVDGFIGTWPKEKRSSVHGVSFDISFDKESSVRKSTPNRGITRSLSNEGLTLNNNRMPKHIRKNLSFKPVNGEEETESIEEENNIDSQSDLKSCVPHSTTELNSNENIHYKLPNGALQNRVLLDEFGNQIETPSIEEALQIIHDTDKSPCTPQVDQITNGFFLHSQDMSLLNSDFKLNPSSPDIITDTKGALSPVTDTTEVDTGIHVPSEDIPETMDEDSSLRDYTVSMDSDMEEPSKFVQDYDMRGSNHREALSPCPSTMSTRSQPGSSASSSSGVKMTSFAEQKFRKLNHTDGRSSGSSSQKTTPEGSELNIPHVVSWAQIPEEAALPQGRDTTQLLASEMVHLRMKLEEKRRAIEAQKKKMEAAFTKQRQKMGRTAFLTVVKKKGDGISPLREEAAGAEDEKVYTDRTKEKESQKADVRTNKSATEVIKDSVENSQGKWLKSPTTPVDPEKQWNLASPSEETLNEGDILEYTKSIEKLNSSLHFLQQEMQRLSLQQEMLMQMREQQSWVISPPQPSPQKQIREFKSSRQTGLSSPIVPFSSDSPRTTHPSPQSSNRKTSSFPVKVQRTPRPNELKITPLNRTLTPPRSVDSLPRLRRFSPSQVPIQTRSFVCFGDDGEQHVCEPQLKEAKSTEEVKDEVESKGTLEQHVHKLEEKEPKPMESSVSEVLSQPITETVCLTPNEDQINKPTIPPQSSTLPAPAPAIAPKNANLIEVSLSDLKPPDKTDVSVEKYEGESDKEQFDDDQKVCCGFFFKDDQKAENDMAMKRAALLEKRLRRERETLLRKQQLEAELEHKKEETRRKTEEERQKKEDERARREFIRQEYMRRKQLKLMEDMDTIIKPRPHVAKQKKQRPKSIHRDHIESPKTPIKGPPGSRIYRIFSVSSLSLASLNTGDNESVHSGKRTPRSESVEGFLSPSRCGSRNGEKDWENASTTSSVASGTEYTGPKLFKEPSAKSNKHIIQNALAHCCLAGKVNEGQKKKILEEMEKSDANNFLILFRDSGCQFRSLYTYCPETEEINKLAGIGPKSITKKMIEGLYKYNSDRKQFSHIPAKTMSASVDAITIHSHLWQSKRPVTPKKLLTTKA
- the CAMSAP2 gene encoding calmodulin-regulated spectrin-associated protein 2 isoform X2 → MGDAAADPREMRKTFIVPAIKPFDHYDFSRAKIACNLAWLVAKAFGTENVPEELREPFYTDQYDQEHIKPPVVNLLLSAELYCRAGSLILKSDAAKPLLGHDAVIQALAQKGLYVTDQEKLVTERDLHKKPIQMSAHLAMIDTLMMAYTVEMVSIEKVIACAQQYSTFFQATDLPYDIEDAVMYWINKVNEHLKDIMEQEQKLKEHHLVETPGGQKSPSKWFWKLVPARYRKEPTLLKQLPCIPLVENLLKDGTDGCALAALIHFYCPDIVRLEDICLKETMSLADSLYNLQLIQEFCQEYLNQCCHFTLEDMLYAASSIKNNYLVFMAELFWWFEVVKPSFVQPRVVNHPQAEPLKEMPSVPILNAAKRNFMDGSSSSDFPTREGATFPQSHHHLPARHRCPQPPSDSGGIRRSTSMSYVDGFIGTWPKEKRSSVHGVSFDISFDKESSVRKSTPNRGITRSLSNEGLTLNNNRMPKHIRKNLSFKPVNGEEETESIEEENNIDSQSDLKSCVPHSTTELNSNENIHYKLPNGALQNRVLLDEFGNQIETPSIEEALQIIHDTDKSPCTPQVDQITNGFFLHSQDMSLLNSDFKLNPSSPDIITDTKGALSPVTDTTEVDTGIHVPSEDIPETMDEDSSLRDYTVSMDSDMEEPSKFVQDYDMRGSNHREALSPCPSTMSTRSQPGSSASSSSGVKMTSFAEQKFRKLNHTDGRSSGSSSQKTTPEGSELNIPHVVSWAQIPEEAALPQGRDTTQLLASEMVHLRMKLEEKRRAIEAQKKKMEAAFTKQRQKMGRTAFLTVVKKKGDGISPLREEAAGAEDEKVYTDRTKEKESQKADVRTNKSATEVIKDSVENSQGKWLKSPTTPVDPEKQWNLASPSEETLNEGDILEYTKSIEKLNSSLHFLQQEMQRLSLQQEMLMQMREQQSWVISPPQPSPQKQIREFKSSRQTGLSSPIVPFSSDSPRTTHPSPQSSNRKTSSFPVKVQRTPRPNELKITPLNRTLTPPRSVDSLPRLRRFSPSQVPIQTRSFVCFGDDGEQHVCEPQLKEAKSTEEVKDEVESKGTLEQHVHKLEEKEPKPMESSVSEVLSQPITETVCLTPNEDQINKPTIPPQSSTLPAPAPAIAPKNANLIEVSLSDLKPPDKTDVSVEKYEGESDKEQFDDDQKVCCGFFFKDDQKAENDMAMKRAALLEKRLRRERETLLRKQQLEAELEHKKEETRRKTEEERQKKEDERARREFIRQEYMRRKQLKLMEDMDTIIKPRPHVAKQKKQRPKSIHRDHIESPKTPIKGPPVSSLSLASLNTGDNESVHSGKRTPRSESVEGFLSPSRCGSRNGEKDWENASTTSSVASGTEYTGPKLFKEPSAKSNKHIIQNALAHCCLAGKVNEGQKKKILEEMEKSDANNFLILFRDSGCQFRSLYTYCPETEEINKLAGIGPKSITKKMIEGLYKYNSDRKQFSHIPAKTMSASVDAITIHSHLWQSKRPVTPKKLLTTKA
- the CAMSAP2 gene encoding calmodulin-regulated spectrin-associated protein 2 isoform X4, which codes for MGDAAADPREMRKTFIVPAIKPFDHYDFSRAKIACNLAWLVAKAFGTENVPEELREPFYTDQYDQEHIKPPVVNLLLSAELYCRAGSLILKSDAAKPLLGHDAVIQALAQKGLYVTDQEKLVTERDLHKKPIQMSAHLAMIDTLMMAYTVEMVSIEKVIACAQQYSTFFQATDLPYDIEDAVMYWINKVNEHLKDIMEQEQKLKEHHLVETPGGQKARYRKEPTLLKQLPCIPLVENLLKDGTDGCALAALIHFYCPDIVRLEDICLKETMSLADSLYNLQLIQEFCQEYLNQCCHFTLEDMLYAASSIKNNYLVFMAELFWWFEVVKPSFVQPRVVNHPQAEPLKEMPSVPILNAAKRNFMDGSSSSDFPTREGATFPQSHHHLPARHRCPQPPSDSGGIRRSTSMSYVDGFIGTWPKEKRSSVHGVSFDISFDKESSVRKSTPNRGITRSLSNEGLTLNNNRMPKHIRKNLSFKPVNGEEETESIEEENNIDSQSDLKSCVPHSTTELNSNENIHYKLPNGALQNRVLLDEFGNQIETPSIEEALQIIHDTDKSPCTPQVDQITNGFFLHSQDMSLLNSDFKLNPSSPDIITDTKGALSPVTDTTEVDTGIHVPSEDIPETMDEDSSLRDYTVSMDSDMEEPSKFVQDYDMRGSNHREALSPCPSTMSTRSQPGSSASSSSGVKMTSFAEQKFRKLNHTDGRSSGSSSQKTTPEGSELNIPHVVSWAQIPEEAALPQGRDTTQLLASEMVHLRMKLEEKRRAIEAQKKKMEAAFTKQRQKMGRTAFLTVVKKKGDGISPLREEAAGAEDEKVYTDRTKEKESQKADVRTNKSATEVIKDSVENSQGKWLKSPTTPVDPEKQWNLASPSEETLNEGDILEYTKSIEKLNSSLHFLQQEMQRLSLQQEMLMQMREQQSWVISPPQPSPQKQIREFKSSRQTGLSSPIVPFSSDSPRTTHPSPQSSNRKTSSFPVKVQRTPRPNELKITPLNRTLTPPRSVDSLPRLRRFSPSQVPIQTRSFVCFGDDGEQHVCEPQLKEAKSTEEVKDEVESKGTLEQHVHKLEEKEPKPMESSVSEVLSQPITETVCLTPNEDQINKPTIPPQSSTLPAPAPAIAPKNANLIEVSLSDLKPPDKTDVSVEKYEGESDKEQFDDDQKVCCGFFFKDDQKAENDMAMKRAALLEKRLRRERETLLRKQQLEAELEHKKEETRRKTEEERQKKEDERARREFIRQEYMRRKQLKLMEDMDTIIKPRPHVAKQKKQRPKSIHRDHIESPKTPIKGPPVSSLSLASLNTGDNESVHSGKRTPRSESVEGFLSPSRCGSRNGEKDWENASTTSSVASGTEYTGPKLFKEPSAKSNKHIIQNALAHCCLAGKVNEGQKKKILEEMEKSDANNFLILFRDSGCQFRSLYTYCPETEEINKLAGIGPKSITKKMIEGLYKYNSDRKQFSHIPAKTMSASVDAITIHSHLWQSKRPVTPKKLLTTKA
- the CAMSAP2 gene encoding calmodulin-regulated spectrin-associated protein 2 isoform X5 gives rise to the protein MGDAAADPREMRKTFIVPAIKPFDHYDFSRAKIACNLAWLVAKAFGTENVPEELREPFYTDQYDQEHIKPPVVNLLLSAELYCRAGSLILKSDAAKPLLGHDAVIQALAQKGLYVTDQEKLVTERDLHKKPIQMSAHLAMIDTLMMAYTVEMVSIEKVIACAQQYSTFFQATDLPYDIEDAVMYWINKVNEHLKDIMEQEQKLKEHHLVETPGGQKSPSKWFWKLVPARYRKEPTLLKQLPCIPLVENLLKDGTDGCALAALIHFYCPDIVRLEDICLKETMSLADSLYNLQLIQEFCQEYLNQCCHFTLEDMLYAASSIKNNYLVFMAELFWWFEVVKPSFVQPRVVNHPQAEPLKEMPSVPILNAAKRNFMDGSSSSDFPTREGATFPQSHHHLPARHRCPQPPSDSGGIRRSTSMSYVDGFIGTWPKEKRSSVHGVSFDISFDKESSVRKSTPNRGITRSLSNEGLTLNNNRMPKHIRKNLSFKPVNGEEETESIEEENNIDSQSDLKSCVPHSTTELNSNENIHYKLPNGALQNRVLLDEFGNQIETPSIEEALQIIHDTDKSPCTPQVDQITNGFFLHSQDMSLLNSDFKLNPSSPDIITDTKGALSPVTDTTEVDTGIHVPSEDIPETMDEDSSLRDYTVSMDSDMEEPSKFVQDYDMRGSNHREALSPCPSTMSTRSQPGSSASSSSGVKMTSFAEQKFRKLNHTDGRSSGSSSQKTTPEGSELNIPHVVSWAQIPEEAALPQGRDTTQLLASEMVHLRMKLEEKRRAIEAQKKKMEAAFTKQRQKMGRTAFLTVVKKKGDGISPLREEAAGAEDEKVYTDRTKEKESQKADVRTNKSATEVIKDSVENSQGKWLKSPTTPVDPEKQWNLASPSEETLNEGDILEYTKSIEKLNSSLHFLQQEMQRLSLQQEMLMQMREQQSWVISPPQPSPQKQIREFKSSRQTGLSSPIVPFSSDSPRTTHPSPQSSNRKTSSFPVKVQRTPRPNELKITPLNRTLTPPRSVDSLPRLRRFSPSQVPIQTRSFVCFGDDGEQHVCEPQLKEAKSTEEVKDEVESKGTLEQHVHKLEEKEPKPMESSVSEVLSQPITETVCLTPNEDQINKPTIPPQSSTLPAPAPAIAPKNANLIEVSLSDLKPPDKTDVSVEKYEGESDKEQFDDDQKVCCGFFFKDDQKAENDMAMKRAALLEKRLRRERETLLRKQQLEAELEHKKEETRRKTEEERQKKEDERARREFIRQEYMRRKQLKLMEDMDTIIKPRPHVAKQKKQRPKSIHRDHIESPKTPIKGPPGSRIYRIFSVSSLSLASLNTGDNESVHSGKRTPRHDYKTKVKSS
- the CAMSAP2 gene encoding calmodulin-regulated spectrin-associated protein 2 isoform X6, translated to MGDAAADPREMRKTFIVPAIKPFDHYDFSRAKIACNLAWLVAKAFGTENVPEELREPFYTDQYDQEHIKPPVVNLLLSAELYCRAGSLILKSDAAKPLLGHDAVIQALAQKGLYVTDQEKLVTERDLHKKPIQMSAHLAMIDTLMMAYTVEMVSIEKVIACAQQYSTFFQATDLPYDIEDAVMYWINKVNEHLKDIMEQEQKLKEHHLVETPGGQKSPSKWFWKLVPARYRKEPTLLKQLPCIPLVENLLKDGTDGCALAALIHFYCPDIVRLEDICLKETMSLADSLYNLQLIQEFCQEYLNQCCHFTLEDMLYAASSIKNNYLVFMAELFWWFEVVKPSFVQPRVVNHPQAEPLKEMPSVPILNAAKRNFMDGSSSSDFPTREGATFPQSHHHLPARHRCPQPPSDSGGIRRSTSMSYVDGFIGTWPKEKRSSVHGVSFDISFDKESSVRKSTPNRGITRSLSNEGLTLNNNRMPKHIRKNLSFKPVNGEEETESIEEENNIDSQSDLKSCVPHSTTELNSNENIHYKLPNGALQNRVLLDEFGNQIETPSIEEALQIIHDTDKSPCTPQVDQITNGFFLHSQDMSLLNSDFKLNPSSPDIITDTKGALSPVTDTTEVDTGIHVPSEDIPETMDEDSSLRDYTVSMDSDMEEPSKFVQDYDMRGSNHREALSPCPSTMSTRSQPGSSASSSSGVKMTSFAEQKFRKLNHTDGRSSGSSSQKTTPEGSELNIPHVVSWAQIPEEAALPQGRDTTQLLASEMVHLRMKLEEKRRAIEAQKKKMEAAFTKQRQKMGRTAFLTVVKKKGDGISPLREEAAGAEDEKVYTDRTKEKESQKADVRTNKSATEVIKDSVENSQGKWLKSPTTPVDPEKQWNLASPSEETLNEGDILEYTKSIEKLNSSLHFLQQEMQRLSLQQEMLMQMREQQSWVISPPQPSPQKQIREFKSSRQTGLSSPIVPFSSDSPRTTHPSPQSSNRKTSSFPVKVQRTPRPNELKITPLNRTLTPPRSVDSLPRLRRFSPSQVPIQTRSFVCFGDDGEQHVCEPQLKEAKSTEEVKDEVESKGTLEQHVHKLEEKEPKPMESSVSEVLSQPITETVCLTPNEDQINKPTIPPQSSTLPAPAPAIAPKNANLIEVSLSDLKPPDKTDVSVEKYEGESDKEQFDDDQKVCCGFFFKDDQKAENDMAMKRAALLEKRLRRERETLLRKQQLEAELEHKKEETRRKTEEERQKKEDERARREFIRQEYMRRKQLKLMEDMDTIIKPRPHVAKQKKQRPKSIHRDHIESPKTPIKGPPVSSLSLASLNTGDNESVHSGKRTPRHDYKTKVKSS